One window of Chlamydia sp. 04-14 genomic DNA carries:
- a CDS encoding aminotransferase class I/II-fold pyridoxal phosphate-dependent enzyme yields the protein MSECPIDFVTNDFLGFSRSTTLVNEVERRYRAYCDEFPEAQLGARGSRAIVGPSPILQNLEKKIGDFHNAEAAFVVHSGYMANLGFCYHVSKDTDIVFWDESVHVSVVQSLKMISGKQQSFQHNDLNSLESLLISHRAVSSGRIFIFVCSVYSFSGTLAPLGELILLSRKYNAHLIVDEAHAMGIFGEGRGLCYEWGYENFYSVLVTYSKAMGAMGAAILSSSEVKTELMLSSPPLRYTTALAPHALITIDAAYDHLFLEGTHSRKQIFSLKAYFQKHFGLHSQCCGQPIFLRDFNEDLLISMLDEVNLRVGLMTFVNKPFIRINFHAYNTYDEVDILIAMLCSYLEKCCCGIDINHELHFG from the coding sequence ATGAGTGAATGCCCAATAGATTTTGTAACTAATGATTTCTTAGGTTTCTCCCGTTCTACAACATTAGTCAATGAAGTTGAGAGACGTTATCGTGCGTATTGTGATGAATTTCCTGAAGCACAACTGGGAGCACGGGGTTCTCGAGCTATTGTGGGGCCATCTCCAATTTTGCAGAATTTAGAAAAGAAAATAGGGGATTTTCATAATGCTGAAGCTGCTTTTGTTGTTCATAGCGGCTATATGGCGAATCTAGGATTTTGTTATCACGTCTCTAAAGATACTGACATAGTGTTTTGGGATGAGTCTGTGCACGTCTCTGTTGTGCAAAGTTTAAAGATGATCTCTGGGAAACAGCAGTCGTTTCAACATAATGATTTGAACTCTTTAGAATCTTTATTGATCTCTCATAGAGCAGTTTCATCAGGAAGAATCTTTATTTTTGTTTGTTCTGTATACTCCTTTTCGGGAACATTAGCCCCTCTTGGAGAACTTATACTTCTCTCGAGAAAATATAACGCTCACCTGATTGTAGACGAAGCTCATGCTATGGGCATTTTTGGCGAGGGACGTGGGTTATGTTATGAATGGGGATATGAGAATTTTTATTCTGTACTTGTGACTTATAGTAAGGCTATGGGAGCTATGGGGGCAGCAATTCTTTCTTCTTCAGAAGTGAAAACAGAATTGATGTTGAGCTCTCCACCCTTACGTTATACTACAGCATTAGCTCCTCATGCGTTAATTACGATAGACGCGGCTTATGATCATCTGTTTTTAGAGGGCACACACTCTAGGAAACAGATTTTTAGCTTAAAGGCATACTTTCAGAAACATTTTGGACTACACTCACAATGTTGTGGCCAGCCTATATTTTTAAGAGATTTCAATGAGGATCTTCTTATTTCAATGTTGGATGAGGTTAATTTACGTGTTGGGTTAATGACTTTTGTAAATAAGCCTTTTATACGAATAAATTTTCACGCATATAATACTTATGATGAGGTCGATATCTTAATTGCTATGTTATGTAGCTATTTAGAAAAATGTTGTTGTGGGATCGACATCAATCATGAACTTCACTTTGGGTGA